The Ranitomeya imitator isolate aRanImi1 chromosome 3, aRanImi1.pri, whole genome shotgun sequence genome has a window encoding:
- the LOC138671614 gene encoding oocyte-specific histone RNA stem-loop-binding protein 2-like: MQRLDPQLGLYMPPLACNEPPLHGLSKAPLPEPWMLIDNLTSMEDNFRLPSKSRFLSAPGVLSKGQRSDIADIRMLTFPDCPKSISEESVPKRVSIGVDTELDLLELKKNVLSSPKQHSGKLEMDDIVLQRRQKQIDYGKNTIGYRCYRQEVPRSQRIPGIHPCRPNKYKKYSRRSWDMQIKLWRRSLHAWDPPVEVPFQKEENYDPSHSFCNPWLHGTETFQGLAADLFDLQISGVHNMGRHPEDPSQICYNWLQYCGRTKPFSYPYW; this comes from the coding sequence ATGCAGCGGCTAGATCCTCAGCTGGGACTATATATGCCGCCATTGGCCTGCAATGAGCCTCCACTCCATGGGCTTTCCAAGGCTCCTCTTCCTGAACCCTGGATGTTAATAGATAACCTCACTTCCATGGAGGACAATTTTAGGTTACCATCGAAATCCCGCTTCCTcagtgctccaggtgtgctgtcaaaAGGTCAACGTTCAGATATTGCTGATATCAGAATGCTGACTTTCCCAGATTGTCCAAAGTCTATCTCTGAGGAAAGTGTGCCAAAGAGGGTCAGTATTGGTGTTGAtactgaactggatttgttggagtTAAAAAAGAATGTATTAAGCTCCCCAAAGCAACATTCCGGTAAGCTTGAGATGGATGACATTGTTCTTCAAAGGCGGCAGAAACAAATAGATTATGGCAAAAACACAATTGGTTACCGGTGTTATCGACAAGAAGTTCCCAGATCTCAAAGGATACCGGGAATTCATCCTTGCAGGCCCAACAAATATAAAAAGTACAGTCGGAGGTCTTGGGATATGCAGATTAAACTCTGGAGGCGATCACTTCATGCATGGGATCCCCCAGTAGAGGTCCCATTTCAGAAAGAGGAGAATTATGATCCATCACACAGTTTCTGTAATCCTTGGCTTCATGGTACAGAGACCTTTCAAGGCTTAGCAGCTGATTTGTTTGATCTGCAGATTTCTGGTGTACATAACATGGGCCGTCATCCAGAAGACCCATCTCAGATTTGCTACAACTGGTTACAGTACTGTGGCCGTACAAAACCTTTTAGTTATCCATATTGGTAA